From the genome of Nitrosopumilus sp., one region includes:
- a CDS encoding methyltransferase domain-containing protein yields MAIIKNNSPVLFFYNNSKKWLAKISKKESFHTHIGVIKHSDAIGKEYGSRLITNKDKYVYLLEPTMYDYVMKLQHGTQIVYPKDIGYIIARCGIGSGQKILEIGTGSGSLTSFVAGVVKPRGHVYTFDVDENFMKIAAKNIKKAGVEKYVTQHNLDLKTEKKMPLKDMDVAFIDLGDPWVVVPQVRQMLKGSGCVFAICPTMNQLEKLTMALVENEFTDIESTEHILRTIEAREGKTRHSFQGIGHTTYLCFARKAFFGKNSKKSLDKSKSDAKDLQKPVAKKPVVRVAKKTRSTKTAVTKAVRKTGTKTTKRTTKKTS; encoded by the coding sequence ATGGCTATCATAAAGAACAATTCCCCCGTACTGTTCTTTTATAACAATTCAAAAAAATGGCTAGCAAAAATATCCAAGAAGGAATCATTTCACACTCATATCGGAGTGATTAAACACTCTGATGCGATTGGCAAGGAATACGGTTCTAGGCTGATCACAAACAAGGACAAGTATGTCTATCTTTTGGAACCTACGATGTATGATTATGTGATGAAACTTCAACACGGTACACAGATTGTATACCCGAAGGACATCGGCTACATCATAGCAAGATGTGGAATAGGCAGCGGTCAAAAAATTCTGGAAATTGGAACTGGCAGCGGCTCACTTACTTCCTTTGTAGCAGGTGTCGTAAAACCCAGGGGACATGTATACACTTTTGATGTCGATGAGAATTTTATGAAGATTGCGGCAAAAAATATCAAAAAGGCCGGAGTCGAAAAATATGTCACGCAACATAATCTTGATCTAAAGACTGAAAAAAAAATGCCTTTGAAAGACATGGATGTGGCATTCATTGACTTGGGCGACCCCTGGGTCGTGGTTCCACAAGTGAGACAAATGCTGAAAGGAAGCGGATGTGTATTTGCCATCTGTCCTACCATGAACCAATTGGAAAAACTGACCATGGCTCTGGTTGAAAATGAATTTACAGACATTGAATCAACTGAGCATATCTTGCGTACCATCGAGGCAAGGGAGGGAAAGACCAGACATTCTTTTCAAGGAATCGGCCATACCACATATCTCTGCTTTGCAAGAAAGGCCTTTTTTGGCAAAAATTCCAAAAAATCCTTGGATAAATCAAAATCTGATGCCAAAGATCTCCAAAAGCCTGTTGCAAAAAAACCCGTTGTCAGAGTCGCCAAAAAAACCCGTAGTACAAAAACAGCAGTTACTAAAGCAGTCAGAAAAACTGGTACTAAGACGACAAAAAGAACGACCAAAAAAACATCTTAG
- a CDS encoding NAD(P)H-hydrate dehydratase has protein sequence MATEKLSASTVQKFIPARNSKSRKGDNGITLVVGGSYIYHGAPILSSMAALKCGTDLVYTCVPKINVTPTRAISPNLIVIPLVDQKLTLGAVNKLIGALPRNLHSSTIGMGLAIQEKNSLLRFVNAMLDRDVRLSLDASALIPEVLPLLENKNVVVTPHAGEFKRLFGESPPNSEIDRIRLVEKNAQKFGITVLLKGATDIISDGSITYLNEKNTPCMTVGGTGDVLSGLVAGLLSRNRNPLESAAAAAFVNGLAGAESQKKLGLHMTSMDLLDEISCVMMPFDRIL, from the coding sequence ATGGCAACTGAAAAACTATCTGCATCAACTGTTCAAAAGTTTATTCCTGCAAGGAATTCCAAATCGCGAAAGGGCGACAACGGAATCACGTTGGTCGTGGGCGGAAGCTACATCTATCACGGTGCCCCGATACTGTCTTCAATGGCCGCGTTGAAATGCGGTACTGATCTTGTTTACACCTGTGTTCCTAAAATCAACGTAACGCCGACGCGCGCAATCTCTCCAAATCTTATTGTCATTCCGCTAGTTGATCAAAAGCTTACTCTGGGTGCTGTCAACAAATTGATTGGGGCGTTGCCTCGTAACTTGCATTCATCTACGATCGGAATGGGGCTTGCGATTCAAGAAAAAAATTCATTGCTGCGTTTTGTAAATGCCATGCTGGACCGGGATGTAAGGCTGTCCTTGGATGCAAGTGCCCTGATTCCGGAAGTCTTGCCCCTTTTGGAAAACAAAAATGTCGTAGTGACTCCGCACGCCGGAGAATTCAAGCGACTCTTTGGTGAATCTCCTCCCAATTCTGAAATTGACAGAATTCGTCTTGTGGAAAAGAATGCACAGAAATTTGGAATTACTGTTTTATTAAAAGGTGCAACTGACATCATCTCTGATGGCTCTATCACATATCTAAATGAGAAAAATACTCCGTGTATGACCGTAGGCGGTACTGGCGATGTTCTTTCCGGACTTGTTGCAGGACTGTTGTCACGCAATCGTAATCCCTTGGAGTCTGCTGCAGCTGCAGCCTTTGTCAACGGGCTGGCAGGTGCGGAATCTCAAAAGAAACTGGGACTGCACATGACATCCATGGATCTTTTGGATGAAATTTCTTGCGTGATGATGCCATTTGACAGAATTTTGTGA